Below is a window of Komagataella phaffii GS115 chromosome 1, complete sequence DNA.
AAAGTTGcaatgaaagaaaattggTGTGCGATTGATTTCGAAGAAACGTGATAGTGTATCAATACTGTGAGCGTTCGCTTGATGCAGATGGCGAGCGGTTGTTATCAGCTCTTAATCCTAGGTGTATGGAAGTCCTGGTTCCGAAGTGATTTGGTTTGTTGAGAGCAGAGGAGCCCACAGGGTCAAGTGCAGTATTTGCGAATACACGACCTGAGATAGGACATAGGAGGTGGGGGAGGGAGAAAGGAATGTATAACAGAGCGATAAAACTTTACAGGGCAAGGTAAGAATGTCCAATTGGCTGGCTCAGCTTCTCAAATTATGTACAGTTGAAAGTTGCTGTAGTTTGATGATCACTTTTTTTTgcaaaattgaagaataccTGATGTTTTCGGCATTGCCCGCTCCCGATAGAGAAAGAGCAAGGGTTTGGATTGTGCATGTGGCAGTGAAGAGTGGGAGAAAAATGCGTACTAAAATACCCATTACATAATgcttattttttttcatctttctccATGTTTActcttttcccttttcCAAACCCTGAATGACGTCCCCCGTTAAAGGTTGTGTGGcctccaattcttctttcaatttcttttgcaattcGAATTCCCGCAAGTTAGCTCTTTGTTTACTGGTCATTTCAGCTCGGGAGTCCAGCCTCTTTTGGTCTTTAATGGGTCCTTGTTTCAAAGCCTGCTTGGTTAGTAAATTCTTAGGTTGAACTGtagaaacttttcagccCTTCAAAAAACGAGTTCACTTACTTCTCTTTCTTGCTCTTGTAAGTAATAAACCCCAATGGCCGTTCCCACAGCAAATGCTGTACTTATTCCAAACGTCAACTTGGCGGCCCTAGACATGTGAAGATAAATTCTATATGTGAAGGTATAACTCACAGTTTCGATCTATCTAAAGTTCCCATTCCAGAAGACCCGATAAGGTCGTGGAAGGTGcgatttttcaaatctaaCGTGGCATTCTAAAGGAGCCGGTAGTCTCCCTCCTTATCtctctctgtttttgatgTCTTTGCTCTTTAATAAGATTGCCCGTATCTCCACCTCTTTACCAAAAGCACACACATTTTCCAGAATGGTCACCACTGTATGTTTATTTCATTGCGCATTGAGTGCTAAATTCGATGGCTACTAAAGCAAATTTACTAACCTAATAAGATCACCTCTACCAACGCTCCTCCAGCAGCAGGGCCTTATTCTCACGCTGTCAAAGCCAATGGATTTGTCTACGTTTCGGGCCAAATTCCTTACACTCCCGAAGGAAAGCCAGTAGAAGGCACTATCGGCGATAAAGCTGCTCaatgtttgaagaatgtcGTAGGAATCCTCAACGATTCTAACTCTTCATTGGAAAACATCGTCAAGGTCAATGTTTTCTTAACTGACATGGCCAACTTTGGAGCTTTCAATGAGGCCTACACCAAAGTTTTCAGCTCTCACAAACCAGCAAGATCTTGTGTTGCTGTTAAGCAATTGCCGTTGGGTGTGGAAGTCGAGGTTGAGGCAATTGCCGTCGAGAAGCAATAAGCAGGAGAAGGTCGAAAGAAACTAGACTGAATTTACGTGACAATATCACTTCATACTCTTGTATCAAATCCCAAAAAAGAAGCCCAGTTTATTAAATCAATAGTCTTATAACTCTATGTGAATAGCTTATCACTTGCCCTTAATTAGACCTCCTCACATGATAACGTAATCATTGCGTAGCTACTCATCTGGTGTAATGGCAAGTGAATACGAACCCAAATCACGTGCGATTACAAAGGGTTCTAATTTTTTTGACCCTCGTACACCACGAAAATTTTCCCTTCCTCGTTCTCAGTTCGAAAAATCTTGTACTATCTAGAACACCTCTATCTATACATACGGTTGACAAAGATGGCTCAAAGAGTTACttacagaagaagaaatccTTGTATGTATTAGTGCTTGCATTTGTGTGAAAGACGTTGGACCATGAAGTAGAGAAGGAGTTGAAACGTCAGAACAGttttttccagtttcgAACTGCTGATCGAAGagaattctttttgaattttaACGCCTCTATTGACATTCGACGAAGCCAGTTATTGGAAATTGATCCAGTAAACTCTTTAAAAAgaatatttttcattccAATTTGCTCACAGTCTATGACTTTTCACTTTTCTATAATTTTTCACATTCGATTTACTAACACTTTTTTAGACAACACCAAGTCCAACCAGATCAAGGTCATTAAGACCCCAGGTGGTGTTCTGAGAGCTCAACACACCAAGAAGAGAGGTACTACCCCAAAGTGTGGTGACTGTGGTATCAGTCTGCCAGGTGTCGTTGCTCTTAGACCAAGAGAATTCTCCAGAGCTAAGAAGAGTGACAAATCTGTGAGCAGACCTTACGGTGGTTCCAGATGTGGTAACTGTGTCAAGGAAAGAATCATCAGAGCTTTCCTGATCGAAGAGCAAAAGATTGTCCAAAAGGTCTTGAAGGAACAGGCcgagaaagaaaagcagGCTGAACAAAACTAGATTGCTTTTTTATAGGTATTTGTTTGTAACGTAAAGAGACCATAATTCTTCATGATGTTTTGTAGTATCGGATATCTAGTGTAGTAGAAAATTCATGAGTgaaatgaaagaaaaacctAACATGGTGAATGAAATCAATGGAATTAGCTCATATGTTCGTGCCTAAAGATTTTGGCCCATATTTCTGCCGCTCCTGCCCTAAACCGGCTTCTCTGCgaaagaaaagcaaaaaTGGGACCACGCTGCTAGGGGGCTCTGGTTAAAAGCCCGAAACCATTCCTCAGGGATATGCTACTGGCTGGAAGGGAGTTAGTGGCCTTCTGGGAACGATTTCACTCCTTCCAGTTGGGTGGACAATCCAAAACTCGCGCCACGGGGTTTGATCCAATAGGATATGATCCGTGCAAGTGATTCCTATCCGACAAAAGAAATTCCCTCTCGAACTATTTAAGAACATCTGAATCAGGGCGCATAGAACAGACTCTCCTTTATCAGTTGGAAACAAAGAGCCGCACAGAGAATGAAATTAGTCACAGAGGAAGAGATAAATGCACATAACACCGCCGTGTTCTGGGGTGGAGTCAAAGGTGCCATCATAGGAACTTCAGTCTCTTTAGCCATCTATGGTATTGCCCCTCGAAAGTTCCCAAGATTATTCAAGCTTCCATGGTCTATCAGAACAGCAGTAGCAATTATTCCTCCAACTCTGGCAACAGCTGTGTTCGCCGAGAAGTCTTCCGCTGCATTTGACGAACAAATGTATAGCTCCGAATATACGCAGAGAGTCGTGCTTCAAGAGCATAAGAGATGGAACTCCATGTCCATTGGGCAGAAGGTTGTGGATACACTGTCCGAGCACAAATATAAGATTATCACTGGTCTATGGGCGTTGTCTATGTACGGATCGTGGGTGTTCGTCGATAGAGACCCCATTTTGACTAAAACTCAAAAGTTTGTTCAAGCTAGAATGTATGCCCAATTCCTGACTGTAGGTCTGTTATTAGGTTCAATTGGTCTTTCTTTCTACGAAGAACAACATGCTGTAGATCATACCTCATTAGCTGAAAAATCGAATAGAGATGGCTGGAAGGTGTTACTGGCTGAGGAGGAACAACGAGAAGCCGAGGAGGGCGTCGATGACCACAGAATCAAGAGAAATAAGAAGAAAGCTAAAGCATTGGAACcaaaaaaagttgaagaaccagCAGCAATGGAGACCAACTAAGTTCAACTCCAATAACACCCTTATGACCCCTCCCCCTTATACGCacattttcttcttgtagATAGACTTTTGTATCTTAATAATAACACATAGTTGAAACAATACTTAACTATAAGAGTAACCAAATGGCACCGGCAATAACTGATAGTCCTATAATGGCTGTGATAATGGCGGCACCAGCAACGTCCGCATTAGTTAATTTCAACGGTGGCACAGCCTCCGTCTTCACTCCTAATCCAGCAGCAGGATCTCCCTGCGAAGAACCACCAGTTTGTGCGGTGTAAGGAGCAGGTCTGACAAGTGCACGAGTGTTTTGTAAGGTCTCCAGAGCCGACATTTGTTCTCCTAATCCATAAAAGCCGTCCCAACCATCGGCCAGCCAGTTCATACCACAAGTGTGTCCATCTGTACCTCCAGAACATGATTGAGCTACTGCCACCGCAGATGTATTCATCCAGTTCATAATAGTTTCTGCAGTGGATGGAACCATTTGTGCAGTAAGACCAAGGAAACGCGCTAGATAAGCTTtaaaagatctttgatcCGTGTTACAGTTTCCAGATCCTTGACATGCtgcttcaaagaaaacactTTGATTGGtgaaaacttgaattcCATGTAGGAAGTTTTCGGTACGGTCTAACCACATCTCGTCGCCTGTATAGTTAGCAAGGTATGCACACCCAGACACCATCAGCCCTGCATTATATGTCCACTGTAACATGACAATTTCTGTACAATTATCATCCACAAATGCTCCATCGTAAACGAACCACCAATCACCTTCAGTTAGGAACCCAGCCCCATACATCCAGTCAAAGGCCTCTTCAGCAAGTGTGATGTAAGTATCATTTGCTGTGTATCGTGCCAAACGGGCACtcaattggaaaagacaGGCATTTGAAACGGTGTTTTTGTAATTGTAACCAGCATTCCACTGGAAAATCTGCCACCTTAGGCCTCCATTACAATGCTCAAGATCCCATCTTTCCCACATGGTGTTAACAGTAGCTTGAACCAGATACAACCATTGTGGTTCATCTTCTGGGGGGTTGGtgaagtttctttcaacgGCAGCCATCGCAGTGATACCCCAAAATCCTTGATCATCGTTTCCCTCTGTAGTTGTTTGATTTAAAGGCATAAAGTCCGCGTTGTCTCCAGCCTGGTAAACTATAGCCTGCATAATGGCATCGTGATAGGTATCATTTTCCATGTACCACCAATAGTCCAGCATCGAACCAAATGCAGCTCCAGACTGCCACCAATAGTAAGGATTGGTGAACATACCTATTGTTCCTCCTAAATGAAATCCTTCGTAATAGTCCATTAAACCATCTGCAACCAACGAGGTTGCGTGTTGTAGCGAGCTTAAATCGGAAAGCTCCAACTCCAGGCCTTTGGCAGGGCTTAGCACCCGCAGAAGAGCCAGTACAAGAACAAGAGGTCTCCACATATTTTGTTGAATAGAAGGAAGGGAAAGAAGTTTTAACTTTGAGAATTAAGGAGCGCGAAGGGTGTAATGGAAGGGAGGGCCAAGAGATCTAAGCCTAGCAAGATATTTGCGGATTGAACCAAGGAAAACGTCGTGTCGTGCACGTGATGCTGATATTTCTTTATCgctttttttttttcattcgCGGCAGTACCTCAAATGTTCAGAGCTTGACTCGTGCTAAGCTTCCAATTAGTCACATATACCCAAATGTTAAGTGCTCCGCGTTTGCTTACAACAGCAACTGGAGCCTCTTTTGTTTTGCCCTTGGCTTCAATGTTGCCAAGGGTCCGTCGCTCTCACACGAAGTACGCCGACTTGAGGCAGGCCGATCGTCTTCCGAATGGACATCCAGATTATGTCAAACTCATTCTTACAAGCAGAGTCTATGATGTTACAGACGAAAGTCCTATCACACACGCCGTTAACCTTTCACAGAAAACCAATAGTAACGTtgttttgaaaagagaagacCTCCTTCCAGTATTCTCGTTCAAGCTACGTGGAGCTTACAACATGATCGCCCAACTGTCGCCAGAGAAGCGTAGTAAAGGTGTTGTGGGTTGCTCTGCAGGCAACCATGCTCAGGGAATTGCATTTAGCGCCAAAAAGCTGGGAATACCTGCCACTATTGTGATGCCAACTGCCACTCCTAGTATCAAGTATCAGTCAGTGGCCCGCATGGGAGCGCGAGTGGTGCTTCATGGTGCAGATTTTGATGCAGCTAAGAAGGAATGTGCACGTATTGCCCAAGAGGAAGGGCTCATTGATATCCCCCCATTTGACCATCCTTATGTGATTGCTGGTCAGGGAACTATTGCCATGGAACTTTTGAGACAGTTGAATATTGATAAGGTTAATGCTATTTTTGTTCCTGTTGGAGGTGGTGGTCTGCTTGCGGGTGTAGCGTCCtacttgaaaagattagCACCTCATGTTCGTATAGTTGGCGTTGAGACTTTTGATGCAGATGCACTATACCAGAGTTTAAAAGCAAAGAAACGAGTTGAGCTTTCCTCAGTTGGTCCTTTTGCCGATGGTACCGCAGTGAAGattcttggagaagaaacttttgaaatattgaagGATACAGTCGATGAGGTTGTTCGTGTTGATACTGATGAGATCTGTGCAGCCATCAAGGACGTCTTTGAAGACAGTAGGACTATTGTAGAGCCTTCTGGAGCTATGTCGGTTGCTGGTATGAAAAGATATATCGCTAATCATCCAGAAGTGAACCACAGCTCTGCTACTTACGTTCCTATTTTATCCGGTGCCAATATTAATTTTGACCGTCTGAGATTTGTTGCTGAACGTGCCGTGTTAGgtgaaggaaaagaagtGTTCATGTCAATTCAAATTCCAGATGTTCCAGGCACTTTCCGTAAATTGCAATCGATCATTCATCCAAGGCAAGTTACCGAGTTTGCTTACCGATTTAATAATGCTCACGACGGCCTTGCTAACATTTATACCTCCTTCAGTGTGATTGATCGTTCCAAGGAGGTAGCCCAACTAATGAGTGAATTTAAAGCTGCTGGATTTGAGGCTTTGGACATCAGTAAGAACGAAATTGCCAAGCTACACGGAAGATACCTGGTAGGAGGAGTTGCTGATCTACCAGATGAGAGGTTATTCTCATTCGAGTTCCCAGAACGTCCTGGAGCTTTGACGAAATTCTTGGACGGAATTGCTTCAAATTGGAACCTGACTTTGTTCCACTACCGTAACCATGGCCACGACGTTGGCAAGGTATTAGCTGGTATATCGGTACCTTCAacagatgaagaagcaTTCCAAcagtttctttccaaccTACACTATGActacaaagaagaaactgataATGTCGTTTACCGCAAGTTCTTGAGACGATGATAGCATATAGAGGAATATAATTCCAACATCATTTCCTGACTTATTTTATTGTTTCGGCCTACTTTATATATCGATTAGACTGGTACTGTTCGCACGGCTATTACGGCTTCCGCTTTGACTTTGACTCTGGGATTGACTCTGGTTCTGGTTTCCAAATCCATATCCAGTGTAAGCAGGGATAATGTTCGTAGAGCTGATTCCAGTATACTGAGTTCCCACAAAAGGATTTGctgatgaaaagttttcttgtTTATACCCCGTTCCCTGAGAATTAATAAATGTACCAGTTTTGGTGTGCTGAGCAGGCACGCGGGTATCTCCCGTGTTTCCAAAAGTGTCTATGCCAGTTCCTTGAGCTAGCAAATTATTGAGTTCAGAGTATTTATCGTTATGAGCTTGAGATCCAGTTCTTTGGGTCTGAACACGCTGGGGCTGTTGCGGCTGCTGGGGCTGTTGCTCAAACTGTTGCTGCTGCGGTTGGAAAGTTTGCTGAGCAGCAACATTGTTAGAATAATCTTCCTGGGAAGGCCCACCAAAGGAAAATGGATTGTTGGATCCTGTCTGTAAAGGTAactgctgttgttgctgctgttgttgttgcaattgttgttgctgttgctggAACAAGTAGGCTTGTTGAGCAGCTTGCTGCTCTGCTAACGCCTGCTGATAAGCTTGTTGTTCCAAATAAGCCTGTTGCTGAGCAGcctgttgttgctgctcCAATAGGGCTTGTTGGTATGCTagctgctgctgttgctgttgctgctgttgcaAAACATCAACACCTGTAGCCATAGTTTGACTTTGGTAAATAGGGTTCCCAAATACATCATAGCCAATAATTACTGGGCCAGATACTGGGGCAGGTTGTCCCAAATCAATCAAATTATTGTTCTTCTGACGcatttcttcctcttctttaCTTAATTGAAGAGctttttgaagactttCATCAGAGTTTGACTGTAGACGTCTACgtctttcttcttcttctgcGGTCTCCTTACTAGCATCTAGAGCACGTTGTAGTTCTTCATCATACGGTGAGTCAGGATTACGAGATTCAGCTCGAGAAGattgatcaaaatcatcatcatcgcCACGACGACGTCCACTTCTTCTGCCACGTTTTTCACGAgcaatttctctttcctgACGAAGTCTCTCCTCATCTTGCAACAACGCAGTCAACTCTTTAGCCTTAACTCTAATTAAAACACCCTGATCTGTGCCACTGTCGTCGACATGCTGAAACTCTCTTAATGTTTTGATCACATACAAATTGTCTTTACTCCATATCACCACGTTGTTGGACCCGTATCTAACTAAGTAGTCTAACAAAGTCAATGATTTGGCAACATGACGCCAATTCTTTCCCTTGTCGTTCATTCTTTTGTCTATAATATCCATTATGGGAAGAAACTCGGCACTTTCATAGGTGTGGTTAGCTACGTCTGCCATCTGAGCAATCGTTGGGCCATGAGGTTCGTTTGAGGTTGCATTACGAACCATAACCTGCGCCGAGGTGTAACCATTGGCCACATTCTTGATAGTACGAACAAATGATTTGGACATGTTGATACTTTTCGACAACTATTAGAAAACAGCCGCTTCGCTTCGATAGAGTTGGTTTATATCTTTTAGGGAAAAACGAAAAGTTACTGGTCTGGCTGACTCTGCTTGGTTGGTTTGGTAGGTGAAGCTATCCAGTATTTGTCCGATAACAGTCGCGCTAGGTAGGGTAACGTTCGGTGCGGAAAGGCATTATCGCTTTTGATAAAGCTAGCAGGTCATATGAGGTTGGGGTTCAGCATGAGGACTATGAATGATTATGCGTTCAATGATATGTATATATGCGTATAACGTTCTTGAAATAATTCAACTCTTGTTTGACGAGAGATGTAGTGGTGCagaacaaaaaataataaaATTATTGGATGATTTGAATGATTTGGGATCACTGAGATGAACGCATGGTCATCATTCTGTtaaaatctttgaaaataacATGAAGATTCAATCAGCAGCCACATCCGGGACAGTTGTGTAGTACATCATGTACAAAAACATCGCAATCAACACAGAAATGCTTATTACAGTCAGGACACTGGTATCTTGAACTAGTATGGAACTCTTTTTTGGCTCTGTTGTCTGAGTTGGATCGCTCTGATTCACTCATTCCTTGCGGAAATTCGGTAAGACAACTGAAGCAGTTTGTAGAGATGTAGCTTTCAGCTAGAGgaacttcttgaaataaCTTAAGAGGAAAAAGGTGATGGTATGATCTTGCCAAGTGGGTAGAGAGAATTAACATCAGGTTGCAACAGGGGCATACTGTTGGCAACATGCAGACTTTGGATTTGCAGCCAGGACAAATATATCCTCCATGTATCAATTTTGAATGGCAAGCACAGAATGAGGGTATTGCTTCCGAAATTCGAGTTGGAAAGCCTGCCTTGATCAAAGTGAAGCCACGCATTTCTACCTGGGCACTTTTAGAGATGGCTAATGGAGTCACTGCATCTAATAAGAGGTCTTTGAAGTGGCCCTCATTCAGAATCACTGCGTAAAGAGTATCATCTCCATAATTAGTTCTTCGACAGATCTCTTTACAAATTGCCACCTGGGCCGTAAGCCCTATAATTTTCACTCTTATTTTCTCTTTTACGAGAGAGTCTATCGTTGTATGTATATCTCCTGGGTCAGATGTGAACAGAGCACCAAAGATCATCAAAATTTCTCGAGTTGAGTGGGACGGGGTATGTAGTAGAAGACCTCGGGCCATCTCAAAAGCATTCTGCAATGAAGGATCTCCTGTTGGTTCCAATCTTCTTATACTTCTTAAAGCTTCGACATGATTGTTTGGGTTACCACTGACTTCGCTGACTAAAGTTGCTATTCCATTTCTCATGAGCACTATTCCTAACTGTGATATTGGATTTTGGTCGAAAAAGTTGTTGACAAATTCTATTGCGTTGCTAATCGTGAGAGCCGCTCTATTAGGTCGTAGATCCTTTTCACTCATGACTTTACTGAAGTCAATTACCAACACCATTGATCGTATGATACCTCTTTGAAAAGGTGTTACATTCTTCAGAAATCGCTTCTTGTGAGCCTCCATAATGCCAGTTACGATTCCTTCCAGTGACCCTGCTTCATCCTCTTGCACAATGTCCCAGGATCTATGATACTCATCCTCCCATGAGTATCCCCCATTGGAACCTTTGAGTGCAATATTAGCGGTGGttttctgtttttgattttccTTACGGGTTCGGCGGGCCACACCTTTTTTATCAAAGGAAAGATCGTTCTCCTCTATGCCCTCATCCACCTCCAAGTAATCATCGTCCGAATCGTTCATTGAGTGGAGCGGAATGATATGTATTGCACACTTACTTGCCCAGACAGAATAAGGCGATGAGAAAACTAGATATTCGAGGGCAGGCCAGAGGGTTCATGAACAAAGATCCCGCCTACAAAAGTACCGTCCAGACAATTTTCAGTATCTAATATTATTAACATAAGCGTGTCTAATGGGCTAAATAGTTCCGCTACCCCAAAGCAAGTTTGCCAGAAGAAAcatgttcaagaaactgATTACCACCCAAATTGAAACAGCGGTCGCTGAGGTTAGTACGCCATTACTCATGTCTTTGTAGGCGATGTGATCTGTAGAGCCAGATAGCTCAGGGTTCTGATTTAGTCTTTCTGAAGACGACAAGTTTTGTAATTCTATGGATTCCTCTGGGGCATTCCTGTCAAATATAGGAACTTTCATTATGTTCTTGTTACAGGTAAACCAAATTAATGGTGCAGCTAATGGAGGCAATAAAAACGAAAGAACAACTTGAGACATATTCAAAGCACTGGATAGTCCTTCTCTGCCGCTTACAAGCACCAGTAGAAGGCAAGGGGCAATTGCGATGCCTCTTACTATTAGTCGTCGGGCAGCTGGGTGCATATTCCAACGAAGAAATCCCTCACAAACCATCTGACCTGCTAAGGTACACGTTATTCCAGCACTTTGGCCAGAGAATAACAAAGCCAATGCAAATACTAGCCCAGCAGTCTTGGTTAAATGCTCTGATAATAGTTCATATATAGTGAAAAGATCTGCTGCGTCGTCACTGGTGATTTCCTTGTCGGTTAATGTGGAACCTGCTACAATCAAAATAGCACTATTGACAAATAGTGCAACTGTAAGTAATGAAACAACAAGCTCTGTCACTGCATAGGTCATGGAATCGTTGATGGCCTCCAACGATGGTTTATAAGGACTATGtgcttcctcttcctcGTTTGCAAAGAATCTTTCCACAACGTTCCGAGAGGAAcctatttcttcaagtgATTTTTTGGGAAGGTAGCCATGTTTTTCATCGAAATCTCTTAATCTTGGTTGCACTAATCCTGAGCCCAAAAAGA
It encodes the following:
- a CDS encoding Mitochondrial protein involved in maintenance of the mitochondrial genome, with the protein product MSLLFNKIARISTSLPKAHTFSRMVTTITSTNAPPAAGPYSHAVKANGFVYVSGQIPYTPEGKPVEGTIGDKAAQCLKNVVGILNDSNSSLENIVKVNVFLTDMANFGAFNEAYTKVFSSHKPARSCVAVKQLPLGVEVEVEAIAVEKQ
- a CDS encoding 60S ribosomal protein L34 — its product is MTFHFSIIFHIRFTNTFLDNTKSNQIKVIKTPGGVLRAQHTKKRGTTPKCGDCGISLPGVVALRPREFSRAKKSDKSVSRPYGGSRCGNCVKERIIRAFLIEEQKIVQKVLKEQAEKEKQAEQN
- a CDS encoding Putative mannosidase, GPI-anchored membrane protein, with the protein product MWRPLVLVLALLRVLSPAKGLELELSDLSSLQHATSLVADGLMDYYEGFHLGGTIGMFTNPYYWWQSGAAFGSMLDYWWYMENDTYHDAIMQAIVYQAGDNADFMPLNQTTTEGNDDQGFWGITAMAAVERNFTNPPEDEPQWLYLVQATVNTMWERWDLEHCNGGLRWQIFQWNAGYNYKNTVSNACLFQLSARLARYTANDTYITLAEEAFDWMYGAGFLTEGDWWFVYDGAFVDDNCTEIVMLQWTYNAGLMVSGCAYLANYTGDEMWLDRTENFLHGIQVFTNQSVFFEAACQGSGNCNTDQRSFKAYLARFLGLTAQMVPSTAETIMNWMNTSAVAVAQSCSGGTDGHTCGMNWLADGWDGFYGLGEQMSALETLQNTRALVRPAPYTAQTGGSSQGDPAAGLGVKTEAVPPLKLTNADVAGAAIITAIIGLSVIAGAIWLLL
- a CDS encoding Threonine deaminase, catalyzes the first step in isoleucine biosynthesis, which encodes MLSAPRLLTTATGASFVLPLASMLPRVRRSHTKYADLRQADRLPNGHPDYVKLILTSRVYDVTDESPITHAVNLSQKTNSNVVLKREDLLPVFSFKLRGAYNMIAQLSPEKRSKGVVGCSAGNHAQGIAFSAKKLGIPATIVMPTATPSIKYQSVARMGARVVLHGADFDAAKKECARIAQEEGLIDIPPFDHPYVIAGQGTIAMELLRQLNIDKVNAIFVPVGGGGLLAGVASYLKRLAPHVRIVGVETFDADALYQSLKAKKRVELSSVGPFADGTAVKILGEETFEILKDTVDEVVRVDTDEICAAIKDVFEDSRTIVEPSGAMSVAGMKRYIANHPEVNHSSATYVPILSGANINFDRLRFVAERAVLGEGKEVFMSIQIPDVPGTFRKLQSIIHPRQVTEFAYRFNNAHDGLANIYTSFSVIDRSKEVAQLMSEFKAAGFEALDISKNEIAKLHGRYLVGGVADLPDERLFSFEFPERPGALTKFLDGIASNWNLTLFHYRNHGHDVGKVLAGISVPSTDEEAFQQFLSNLHYDYKEETDNVVYRKFLRR
- a CDS encoding Epsin-like protein involved in endocytosis and actin patch assembly, translating into MSKSFVRTIKNVANGYTSAQVMVRNATSNEPHGPTIAQMADVANHTYESAEFLPIMDIIDKRMNDKGKNWRHVAKSLTLLDYLVRYGSNNVVIWSKDNLYVIKTLREFQHVDDSGTDQGVLIRVKAKELTALLQDEERLRQEREIAREKRGRRSGRRRGDDDDFDQSSRAESRNPDSPYDEELQRALDASKETAEEEERRRRLQSNSDESLQKALQLSKEEEEMRQKNNNLIDLGQPAPVSGPVIIGYDVFGNPIYQSQTMATGVDVLQQQQQQQQQLAYQQALLEQQQQAAQQQAYLEQQAYQQALAEQQAAQQAYLFQQQQQQLQQQQQQQQQLPLQTGSNNPFSFGGPSQEDYSNNVAAQQTFQPQQQQFEQQPQQPQQPQRVQTQRTGSQAHNDKYSELNNLLAQGTGIDTFGNTGDTRVPAQHTKTGTFINSQGTGYKQENFSSANPFVGTQYTGISSTNIIPAYTGYGFGNQNQSQSQSQSQSGSRNSRANSTSLIDI
- a CDS encoding Component of the core form of RNA polymerase transcription factor TFIIH is translated as MNDSDDDYLEVDEGIEENDLSFDKKGVARRTRKENQKQKTTANIALKGSNGGYSWEDEYHRSWDIVQEDEAGSLEGIVTGIMEAHKKRFLKNVTPFQRGIIRSMVLVIDFSKVMSEKDLRPNRAALTISNAIEFVNNFFDQNPISQLGIVLMRNGIATLVSEVSGNPNNHVEALRSIRRLEPTGDPSLQNAFEMARGLLLHTPSHSTREILMIFGALFTSDPGDIHTTIDSLVKEKIRVKIIGLTAQVAICKEICRRTNYGDDTLYAVILNEGHFKDLLLDAVTPLAISKSAQVEMRGFTLIKAGFPTRISEAIPSFCACHSKLIHGGYICPGCKSKVCMLPTVCPCCNLMLILSTHLARSYHHLFPLKLFQEVPLAESYISTNCFSCLTEFPQGMSESERSNSDNRAKKEFHTSSRYQCPDCNKHFCVDCDVFVHDVLHNCPGCGC
- a CDS encoding Divalent metal ion transporter involved in manganese homeostasis; the protein is MNFAKYDRSEDLSVRLLDQQAEPEFEGKSIPEGATQRVPSSPPEPFDSPPTAKLKPKIIRMFFKYLKFLGPGIMVSVANMDPGNYSTAVSAGAKFEYKLLVTVFVSNIMAIFLQSLCTKLGCVTGLDLAQNCRAHLPKKLNLLMYIMAELAIIATDLAEVVGTAVSLNILFGIPLFWGVVLTVIDVLVVLMAYRPNGPLLIIRVFEGFVGLLVLATVICFTVELVGISDTTDWREVFVGYLPSKTVFKGEGLYLSLAILGATCMPHSLFLGSGLVQPRLRDFDEKHGYLPKKSLEEIGSSRNVVERFFANEEEEAHSPYKPSLEAINDSMTYAVTELVVSLLTVALFVNSAILIVAGSTLTDKEITSDDAADLFTIYELLSEHLTKTAGLVFALALLFSGQSAGITCTLAGQMVCEGFLRWNMHPAARRLIVRGIAIAPCLLLVLVSGREGLSSALNMSQVVLSFLLPPLAAPLIWFTCNKNIMKVPIFDRNAPEESIELQNLSSSERLNQNPELSGSTDHIAYKDMSNGVLTSATAVSIWVVISFLNMFLLANLLWGSGTI